In Candidatus Eisenbacteria bacterium, one DNA window encodes the following:
- a CDS encoding T9SS type A sorting domain-containing protein: DDMDCANGRVRAAVVSGNMLYIGGDFTHVGPATGSGVPIDAVTGLPPSSFPRTNGAVVAVAPDGAGGWFIGGSFTQIDGAFRPGIARLNPDLTLADWGDPASFTNGDVLAMELSGSTLYVGGSFTVLCGQSRGRVAAIDVTTATVLPWNPDCNGAVTALAVSGPIVYLGGQFSTVGGQSRGSIAALDAATGGVTSWNPAAGGSSFPIVRSLLASGSTVYAGGTFTSIGGQSRSNCAALDATSGAAMAWNPSPNGDVNSMVLSGSTLHVGGGFTSIGGQSRSRVAALDAATGSTLTWSPAVNGTVEWLTLQGAALYVGGAFTNVAGQDRNNIAVVDATSGVVSSWNPSAGGTVRAVAVDGSTVFVGGLFKMMGVTNRNRIAAIDLTTGKVTPWNPNASGNVFALAVNGSTVYVGGDFNVIGGAPRGRLAALDAGTGNATPWNPGANAYVSSLAVTGTTVFAAGGFTIIGGKSRSTIAAVDATTGIATNFNANMSSGRVNALAVSGSSLFVGGLFNAIGGQARANLAALDVTTGSATGWSPPSINGEVNALLTFGSTLYFGGLFSTVGGQARHNTAAVDAGSASLLGWNPDVNARVQALAMGNAAVYLGGDFNVVGGWPRFGVAAVSTGSGSVGSWNPHLDPILSNLEIALAVGGSTVCIAGRFEAIEGLPHTEVAGTSPSQPIVGVDEPATARVELSLDGRPNPFREATRIRFDLPRESEVSVRIYDVSGREARRLADRARLGPGPHELALDARGLASGVYLCLLKAGEESITRRMVLIP; encoded by the coding sequence GAGCGGTTGTCGCTGTGGCTCCGGATGGGGCGGGTGGCTGGTTCATCGGTGGCAGCTTCACCCAGATCGACGGCGCCTTCAGACCCGGAATCGCGCGCCTGAATCCTGACCTGACCCTGGCGGACTGGGGGGATCCCGCTTCCTTCACGAACGGAGACGTGCTCGCGATGGAGTTGAGCGGCTCCACGCTCTACGTGGGGGGAAGCTTCACGGTTCTCTGCGGACAGTCACGAGGCCGCGTGGCCGCGATCGACGTGACCACCGCCACCGTGCTGCCCTGGAATCCCGACTGCAACGGCGCCGTGACCGCTCTCGCGGTGAGCGGTCCGATCGTCTATCTGGGCGGCCAGTTCTCGACCGTCGGCGGACAGTCACGAGGGTCGATCGCCGCTTTGGATGCGGCGACCGGCGGGGTCACGTCATGGAATCCGGCCGCCGGCGGCAGCTCTTTCCCGATTGTCAGGAGCCTGCTGGCGAGCGGCTCGACGGTCTATGCGGGCGGGACCTTCACCTCCATCGGCGGCCAGTCACGCAGCAACTGCGCGGCACTCGACGCCACCAGCGGCGCGGCCATGGCCTGGAATCCGAGCCCGAACGGTGACGTGAATTCCATGGTGCTCAGTGGATCCACACTCCACGTCGGCGGTGGCTTCACCTCGATCGGTGGACAGTCACGATCTCGTGTCGCCGCCCTCGATGCCGCGACGGGCTCGACGCTGACGTGGTCGCCTGCCGTCAACGGAACCGTCGAGTGGCTGACCCTGCAGGGGGCCGCGCTCTACGTGGGCGGGGCCTTCACCAACGTTGCGGGACAGGACCGAAACAACATCGCGGTCGTCGATGCCACGAGCGGGGTGGTTTCGTCATGGAACCCCAGCGCCGGCGGCACCGTGAGAGCCGTCGCGGTCGACGGATCCACGGTGTTCGTCGGCGGCCTTTTCAAGATGATGGGCGTCACGAATCGGAACCGAATTGCCGCGATCGACCTGACCACGGGGAAGGTCACCCCCTGGAACCCGAACGCAAGTGGGAACGTGTTCGCGCTCGCGGTGAATGGCTCGACGGTTTACGTCGGGGGCGACTTCAACGTCATTGGTGGCGCGCCCCGAGGTCGACTCGCCGCCCTGGACGCGGGGACGGGTAACGCCACCCCCTGGAACCCGGGCGCGAACGCCTACGTGTCGAGCCTGGCGGTCACGGGGACGACGGTCTTCGCGGCCGGCGGGTTCACGATCATTGGGGGGAAGTCTCGCAGCACCATCGCCGCCGTGGACGCAACGACCGGGATTGCCACGAACTTCAACGCGAACATGAGCTCCGGACGAGTCAACGCCTTGGCCGTGAGCGGCTCATCCCTCTTCGTGGGAGGACTATTCAACGCGATCGGTGGCCAGGCACGCGCCAACCTCGCTGCCTTGGACGTCACCACCGGGAGTGCCACGGGCTGGTCCCCTCCGAGCATCAACGGAGAGGTCAACGCGCTCCTGACCTTCGGGTCGACGCTCTACTTCGGAGGGCTCTTCTCCACCGTCGGTGGCCAAGCTCGCCACAACACGGCCGCGGTGGATGCCGGTTCAGCCAGTCTCTTGGGCTGGAACCCCGACGTCAATGCACGCGTGCAAGCGCTGGCGATGGGCAACGCGGCGGTCTATCTGGGAGGAGACTTCAACGTCGTGGGCGGCTGGCCCCGATTCGGTGTCGCCGCGGTCAGCACCGGAAGTGGTTCTGTGGGGAGCTGGAATCCGCATCTCGATCCGATCCTCTCCAATCTGGAGATCGCGCTGGCGGTGGGAGGCTCCACCGTATGCATCGCCGGCCGATTCGAGGCGATCGAAGGCCTCCCCCACACCGAAGTCGCCGGTACGAGTCCGAGCCAGCCGATCGTCGGAGTCGACGAGCCGGCGACGGCTCGCGTCGAGCTGAGCCTCGACGGCCGTCCCAATCCGTTCCGCGAGGCGACCCGCATTCGATTCGATCTGCCCCGCGAGTCCGAAGTCTCGGTCCGCATCTACGACGTATCCGGACGCGAAGCCCGGCGACTCGCGGACCGGGCTCGGTTGGGACCGGGACCGCACGAGCTCGCCCTCGATGCCCGTGGGCTCGCGAGCGGCGTCTACCTGTGCCTGCTGAAGGCGGGAGAGGAATCGATCACGCGGCGGATGGTGCTGATTCCTTGA
- a CDS encoding MgtC/SapB family protein — protein MDYVFDDIVPMLVSMALGTLLGWERQTDKKPAGLRTHTLVCMGSTLFVLTARHALLAMGSTTFDPTRIIHGIVTGVGFLGAGSILRHEGTVLGVTTAASIWMVAAIGAAVGVKAYALAGISAVLALIVLQVYQRMDSRLNR, from the coding sequence ATGGACTACGTCTTCGACGACATCGTCCCGATGCTGGTGTCGATGGCCCTGGGAACGCTCCTCGGGTGGGAGCGGCAGACCGACAAGAAGCCCGCCGGACTGCGCACGCACACGCTCGTGTGCATGGGCTCCACGCTCTTCGTGCTCACCGCGCGCCACGCGCTCCTCGCGATGGGAAGCACCACGTTCGATCCCACGCGCATCATCCACGGGATCGTGACCGGCGTGGGCTTCCTCGGAGCGGGAAGCATCCTGCGTCACGAAGGCACGGTGCTGGGCGTGACCACCGCCGCCAGCATCTGGATGGTGGCCGCGATCGGGGCCGCGGTCGGCGTCAAGGCATACGCCTTGGCCGGCATCTCGGCAGTCCTGGCCCTGATCGTCCTCCAGGTCTACCAGAGGATGGATTCAAGGCTGAACCGCTAG
- a CDS encoding enoyl-CoA hydratase-related protein produces the protein MTTATSTTYKNLLAESRGALTVLSIHRPEVLNALNRETLAEIEDFAQRFLADAEQQALIITGSGTKSFISGADINELAVLDPRGAQEISRFGQRVLDRLEQSPKLVIAAINGYAFGGGCELALACHLRLASDNAVLGLPEVSLGIIPGYGGTQRLPRLIGPARALELMTSARRVKAEEAERIGLVNRVVPQDQLLPEAEKLAQSVLKNGPLAVAAVLEAVHRGMQTSLADGLRLESSLFGILAASEDMHEGLKAFLEKRPAEYRRR, from the coding sequence ATGACCACCGCCACGTCCACCACGTACAAGAATTTGCTGGCCGAAAGCCGCGGGGCTTTGACCGTGCTGAGCATTCACCGCCCCGAAGTGCTCAACGCGCTCAATCGCGAGACGCTCGCCGAGATCGAAGACTTCGCCCAGCGATTCCTCGCCGACGCCGAGCAGCAGGCGCTCATCATCACCGGAAGCGGGACCAAGAGCTTCATCTCGGGCGCCGACATCAACGAATTGGCCGTGCTCGATCCGCGCGGAGCGCAGGAGATCTCCCGGTTCGGCCAGCGCGTGCTCGACCGATTGGAGCAGTCGCCCAAGCTGGTGATCGCCGCCATCAACGGTTACGCCTTCGGCGGTGGCTGTGAGCTGGCGCTCGCCTGCCACCTGCGGCTGGCTTCCGACAATGCCGTGCTCGGGCTTCCCGAGGTATCGCTGGGAATCATCCCCGGCTACGGCGGCACGCAGCGGCTCCCGCGTCTGATCGGTCCGGCGCGAGCGCTCGAGCTGATGACGAGCGCGCGCCGCGTGAAGGCCGAGGAGGCCGAGCGCATCGGGCTCGTGAATCGCGTAGTGCCGCAGGATCAGCTGCTTCCCGAGGCGGAGAAGCTCGCGCAGTCGGTGCTCAAGAACGGCCCGCTCGCGGTCGCCGCCGTGCTCGAGGCTGTGCACCGCGGCATGCAGACCTCGCTGGCGGACGGACTGCGGCTCGAGAGCAGCCTGTTCGGCATCCTCGCGGCGAGCGAGGACATGCACGAAGGATTGAAGGCGTTCCTGGAGAAGCGACCCGCTGAGTATCGACGCCGCTAG
- a CDS encoding GAF domain-containing SpoIIE family protein phosphatase, producing the protein MSEGITQPAVPATSSLQTALDFLAQLSQVVVSTNELQPILDWMVEKTSTLFGADEGSIRLLGPEMMSAAPHTIVRKQRAGLESGSWEAPVAMSVMGFLLTKTELLSTPDLLSDPRFPGLKNVTSRVRAVLAAPLRVENRITGMLAVTSRTPGRAWSAEEIQLLGIIATYSGEAIDKARLRAEAEEKRRLEEEQKRTESEFNQAKAIQMTLVPSTTLVIGPWEILGRVIPARHVGGDYFDYFPIGADRFAVTIADVSGKGLPAAIMMSNVQASLRAFCDGEMPIDEALRRVNRSVARSAMPGKFITLFYAEIDASKGLVRYSNAGHNPPYLRRANGDLEELSTGGLVLGPMEDATYSVGETSFGPQDALLLFSDGISEAMDPRNQEYGEERLRAIWKECQPLAALPALDRLIADVERFRGSRSQSDDITAVVVGPRPAA; encoded by the coding sequence ATGAGCGAAGGCATCACGCAGCCCGCGGTTCCTGCCACCTCCTCCCTGCAGACGGCGCTGGACTTCCTCGCGCAGCTCAGCCAGGTGGTGGTCTCCACCAACGAGCTCCAGCCGATCCTCGACTGGATGGTGGAGAAGACATCCACGCTGTTCGGCGCCGATGAAGGATCGATCCGTCTGCTCGGGCCCGAGATGATGTCGGCCGCGCCTCACACCATCGTGCGCAAGCAACGGGCGGGCCTCGAGTCGGGCTCGTGGGAAGCTCCGGTGGCGATGAGCGTGATGGGATTCCTCCTCACCAAGACCGAGCTGCTGAGCACCCCGGATCTCCTCTCCGACCCGCGCTTTCCGGGACTGAAGAACGTGACCAGCCGCGTCCGCGCCGTGCTGGCCGCGCCCCTCAGGGTGGAGAACCGCATCACCGGCATGCTGGCGGTCACCAGCCGGACGCCCGGGCGTGCCTGGAGTGCGGAGGAGATCCAGCTCCTCGGCATCATCGCGACCTACTCGGGCGAGGCCATCGACAAGGCGCGGCTGCGCGCTGAAGCCGAAGAGAAGCGGCGTCTCGAGGAAGAGCAGAAGCGCACGGAGAGCGAGTTCAACCAGGCCAAGGCGATCCAGATGACGCTCGTCCCATCGACGACGCTCGTGATCGGGCCGTGGGAGATCCTGGGCCGGGTCATCCCCGCGCGTCACGTGGGTGGTGACTACTTCGACTACTTCCCCATCGGCGCCGACCGCTTCGCCGTCACCATCGCGGACGTGTCGGGCAAAGGCCTCCCGGCGGCCATCATGATGTCCAACGTGCAGGCCTCGCTGCGAGCGTTCTGCGACGGGGAGATGCCCATCGACGAGGCGCTGCGCCGCGTCAACCGCAGCGTCGCGCGCTCGGCCATGCCGGGCAAGTTCATCACGCTCTTCTATGCCGAGATCGACGCGAGCAAGGGCCTGGTCCGGTACTCCAACGCCGGCCACAATCCACCGTATCTCCGCCGCGCCAACGGCGACCTGGAAGAGCTGAGCACGGGTGGGCTCGTGCTCGGTCCGATGGAAGATGCGACGTACTCCGTGGGCGAGACATCGTTCGGACCGCAAGACGCCTTGCTGCTTTTCAGCGACGGGATCTCGGAGGCGATGGATCCGCGGAACCAGGAGTACGGCGAGGAACGGCTGCGCGCGATCTGGAAGGAGTGCCAGCCGCTCGCCGCGCTGCCGGCGCTGGACCGCCTGATCGCCGACGTCGAGAGGTTCCGCGGCAGCCGCAGCCAGAGCGACGACATCACCGCGGTGGTCGTCGGGCCTCGTCCCGCCGCGTGA
- the mtgA gene encoding monofunctional biosynthetic peptidoglycan transglycosylase, producing MSRARLIALIAFLVVVFVSAIAFFASVSLPPVDSLTRTRPRQTSLMRARADEARRKGRRAVIDQRWVAYDHISPLLRRAVLIAEDDAFFSHDGLDWNELKSAARTNWKRGRIVRGGSTITQQLAKNLYLGQERSIIRKAREMLIARRLEETLSKRRIFELYLNLIEWGDGIYGAEAAARRHFGVSASNLSPRQAALLASVIINPRRFSPVQPTRRIERRMKKILGRMWRRGFLSESEYRVALGEAPPPSSPFDWLFGGGDPTPTPEAAPPPDTTWEEEGPLEEPATVDTLAVDTLPP from the coding sequence ATGAGCCGTGCGCGCCTGATCGCCCTCATCGCGTTTCTCGTCGTCGTCTTCGTGAGCGCGATTGCCTTTTTCGCCTCGGTCAGCCTCCCCCCGGTCGATTCCCTCACTCGAACGCGCCCACGGCAGACATCGCTGATGCGCGCGCGGGCGGACGAGGCCAGACGCAAAGGACGCCGCGCCGTCATCGACCAGCGCTGGGTCGCGTACGACCACATTTCTCCCCTGCTCCGGCGCGCGGTGCTGATCGCCGAGGATGACGCCTTTTTCTCACACGACGGCCTCGACTGGAACGAGCTCAAGTCCGCTGCCCGCACCAACTGGAAGCGCGGCCGCATCGTTCGAGGCGGCAGCACGATCACCCAGCAGCTCGCGAAGAATCTCTACCTCGGTCAGGAGCGCAGCATCATCCGCAAGGCGCGCGAGATGCTGATCGCGCGTCGCTTGGAAGAGACGCTCTCGAAGCGCCGCATCTTCGAGCTCTACCTGAATCTCATCGAATGGGGCGATGGGATCTACGGCGCGGAAGCCGCGGCGCGGCGCCACTTCGGCGTCTCGGCCAGCAATCTCTCGCCGCGGCAGGCGGCTCTGCTGGCCTCGGTGATCATCAACCCGCGCCGCTTCTCGCCCGTCCAGCCGACGCGCCGCATCGAGAGGCGCATGAAGAAGATCCTCGGTCGCATGTGGCGGCGAGGCTTCCTGTCGGAATCGGAGTATCGCGTCGCGCTGGGCGAGGCCCCTCCCCCGTCCAGTCCCTTCGACTGGTTGTTCGGTGGCGGGGACCCTACGCCGACGCCGGAGGCGGCGCCGCCACCCGACACGACGTGGGAGGAAGAGGGACCGCTCGAAGAACCGGCCACGGTAGATACCTTGGCGGTCGACACGCTGCCGCCCTAG
- a CDS encoding GatB/YqeY domain-containing protein, whose product MSDPSIQDRIQSDMTAAMKAKDAETLSTLRMLKAALMEARTKKPKGAEFSADEEIEILMRYAKKRRETIDELKKAGRADLVAREEQEIAVTQRYLPQAISEDELKALIRATAERVQAAGPKDAGKVIGAVLGQVKGRADGGTVSRLVREVLGP is encoded by the coding sequence ATGAGCGATCCGTCGATTCAGGACCGTATCCAGAGCGACATGACGGCGGCGATGAAGGCCAAGGACGCCGAAACGCTGAGCACCTTGCGCATGCTGAAGGCGGCGCTGATGGAGGCCCGGACCAAGAAGCCGAAAGGCGCCGAATTCTCCGCCGACGAGGAGATCGAGATCCTGATGCGCTACGCCAAGAAGCGCCGGGAGACGATCGACGAGCTCAAGAAGGCCGGACGAGCCGACCTCGTCGCGCGCGAGGAGCAGGAGATCGCGGTGACCCAGCGCTACCTGCCTCAGGCGATCTCGGAGGACGAGCTCAAGGCGTTGATCCGTGCGACCGCGGAGCGCGTTCAAGCGGCCGGTCCCAAGGATGCCGGCAAGGTGATCGGCGCCGTGCTCGGACAGGTGAAAGGCCGCGCCGATGGCGGCACCGTGTCACGTCTGGTGCGCGAGGTGCTCGGCCCCTAG